A stretch of Mya arenaria isolate MELC-2E11 chromosome 14, ASM2691426v1 DNA encodes these proteins:
- the LOC128217927 gene encoding zinc finger protein 771-like codes for MSSKGHFLTVSEIAEGSKLTSVLTEFQLQVLSLEELAGRIADIDKRRAREILENAVQRIIELLTVEKPFAVSEKASIGQIDSIVELANENTETDSPIILVNELETSESTASNQEDIVAWEEPLTQDQDKIVSVNPEQNSAAISDVAFSTTPNLRTAKPHGLVFTMVTRGSKQPKQKTGNQSDENMEPTILGPVRKRGRGRPTKGTIPPPVVNDQGQNVYRCETCKAEVKTYHALLVHMRRHSGQRPFTCDICGKAFTTKGNMQAHVACAHTDEKPWTCPTCGKAFKEKKSLKIHERIHTGEKPYSCSECHQAFTQLGALKEHMLIHAGLKPHLCDLCGQEFRSRTNLNEHKKRHLTQKLLHCRSCDNTFYNRASLQRHEAMHIKAEYSCDLCGDAFTQPDDLQNHLLTVHTTVAQPLVCENCNFVFEDQSEWAEHRQLHENDSGALGGTPVQVEGGDTVYLTSGEGLHTSGGGDQVLLVEEGVGIGGGGYDALHSVLVSAAMSVDTLGEGGTQFVHVLCVDPETAQISNTDQTLI; via the exons ATGAGCTCTAAAGGTCATTTCTTGACCGTTTCTGAAATTGCAGAGGGTAGCAAACTTACATCAGTCTTGACTGAATTTCAATTGCAG GTTTTGAGTTTAGAGGAACTTGCTGGTCGGATTGCAGACATTGATAAACGGAGAGCAAGAGAAATTCTTGAAAATGCTGTTCAAAGAATTATTGAATTGTTGACAGTTGAGAAACCATTTGCTGTGAGTGAAAAAGCAAGTATTGGACAGATTGATTCAATCGTAGAGTTGGCAAATGAAAACACTGAGACAGACAGTCCAATTATTCTAGTCAATGAACTGGAAACTAGTGAATCAACTGCTTCAAACCAAGAAGATATTGTGGCATGGGAAGAACCTCTAACACAGGATCAGGACAAAATAGTATCTGTTAACCCAGAACAGAACAGT GCCGCTATCTCTGACGTAGCATTCAGCACAACCCCAAACCTGAGAACTGCAAAACCGCATGGCCTTGTCTTCACCATGGTAACCAGAGGTTCCAAACAGCCTAAACAAAAGACAGGGAACCAATCAGACGAAAACATGGAACCAACTATTCTTGGCCCAGTGAGGAAAAGGGGGCGTGGCAGACCTACAAAGGGAACAATTCCGCCCCCTGTGGTCAATGATCAGGGACAGAATGTATATCGATGTGAAACATGTAAGGCAGAGGTCAAGACATACCATGCTTTACTTG TACACATGCGACGTCATTCCGGACAGCGGCCATTTACGTGTGATATTTGTGGGAAAGCATTCACAACCAAGGGAAACATGCAGGCCCACGTTGCATGTGCTCACACAGACGAGAAACCGTGGACGTGCCCAACGTGCGGGAAGGCTTTTAAGGAGAAAAAGAGTCTAAAGATACATGAGAGAATTCACACTGGGGAAAAGCCATACAG cTGCTCCGAGTGTCACCAGGCTTTCACCCAGCTGGGGGCTCTAAAGGAACACATGTTGATCCACGCTGGCCTCAAGCCCCACCTTTGTGACCTATGTGGCCAGGAATTCAGGT CTCGAACCAATCTCAATGAACACAAAAAGCGACATCTCACTCAAAAACTACTTCACTGTCGATCTTGTGACAACACCTTTTATAACAGAG CTTCCCTCCAGAGACATGAAGCAATGCACATCAAGGCCGAATACTCTTGTGACCTGTGCGGAGATGCATTTACACAGCCTGATGATCTTCAAAACCACTTGTTAACTGTTCACACAACCGTAGCCCAACCCCTAGTGTGCGAAAACTGTAACTTTGTGTTCGAGGACCAATCAGAATGGGCAGAGCATAGACAATTGCACGAAAATGACTCAGGGGCACTGGGAGGGACCCCGGTCCAGGTTGAGGGTGGGGATACAGTGTACCTCACCTCGGGAGAGGGGCTGCATACTTCTGGGGGTGGTGATCAGGTCTTGCTTGTTGAGGAGGGGGTTGGGATAGGAGGCGGGGGTTATGATGCCCTTCACTCAGTTCTGGTATCAGCTGCCATGAGTGTTGACACGCTGGGGGAAGGTGGTACACAGTTTGTTCATGTGCTTTGTGTGGACCCAGAAACTGCACAAATCTCTAACACTGATCAGAcacttatttaa